The proteins below come from a single Benincasa hispida cultivar B227 chromosome 4, ASM972705v1, whole genome shotgun sequence genomic window:
- the LOC120074931 gene encoding aspartic proteinase PCS1-like produces MAFFFLLRLLQLLIYGLSLKQSLCFSATQMTLVLPLKTQMGLISQPSNKLSFHHNVTLTVSLTVGSPPQQVTMVLDTGSELSWLHCKKSPNLTSVFNPLSSSSYSPIPCSSPICRTRTRDLPNPVICDPKKLCHVFVSYADASSLEGNLASDTFRIGSSAQPGTLFGCMDSGFSSNSEEDAKTTGLMGMNRGSLSFVTQLGLPKFSYCISGSDSSGVLLFGDAPVSWLGNLTYTPLVQISTPLPYYDRVAYTVQLDGIRVGNKILPLPKSIFAPDHTGAGQTMVDSGTQFTFLLGPVYTALKNEFLEQTKGVLIPLGDPNFVFQGAMDLCYRVAAKEGKLPPLPAVSLMFHGAEMVVGGEVLLYRVPGMMKGNELVYCLTFGNSDLLGIEAFVIGHHHQQNVWMEFDLVKSRVGFVETRCDLAGQRLGLGL; encoded by the coding sequence AtggccttcttcttcctcctccgtCTACTGCAACTTCTCATCTACGGTCTGTCTTTAAAACAGAGCCTCTGTTTTTCTGCAACTCAGATGACCCTGGTTTTGCCTCTCAAAACACAGATGGGTTTGATTTCTCAGCCTTCCAATAAGCTCAGTTTCCACCATAATGTCACTTTGACTGTTTCCTTAACTGTTGGCTCGCCTCCTCAACAAGTCACCATGGTTCTCGATACAGGGAGTGAACTCTCATGGCTTCACTGCAAAAAATCCCCAAATTTAACCTCTGTTTTTAACCcactttcctcttcttcttacTCACCAATCCCCTGTTCGTCCCCCATTTGCCGCACCCGAACCCGAGATTTACCCAACCCGGTTATCTGCGACCCGAAAAAGCTCTGCCACGTCTTTGTCTCTTACGCCGATGCATCGTCGCTCGAGGGCAACCTCGCATCGGACACGTTCCGAATCGGTTCATCGGCTCAACCCGGAACTTTATTCGGGTGTATGGATTCGGGTTTCAGTTCGAATTCAGAGGAGGACGCGAAGACCACTGGATTAATGGGTATGAACAGAGGATCGCTCTCGTTTGTTACGCAATTGGGTTTGCCGAAATTCTCTTATTGCATATCGGGTAGTGATTCTTCAGGGGTTCTTCTTTTCGGCGACGCACCTGTTTCGTGGCTTGGGAATTTAACCTACACGCCTTTAGTTCAAATCTCAACCCCATTACCCTATTACGACCGAGTCGCTTACACCGTCCAACTCGACGGAATCAGAGTAGGGAACAAAATCCTCCCACTCCCGAAATCAATCTTCGCACCAGATCACACCGGCGCCGGACAAACCATGGTGGATTCAGGTACCCAGTTCACGTTTCTTCTGGGACCAGTCTACACAGCTTTGAAAAACGAGTTTCTAGAGCAAACGAAAGGGGTTTTAATCCCACTGGGTGATCCAAACTTCGTGTTCCAAGGAGCAATGGACTTATGCTACAGAGTAGCAGCGAAAGAAGGGAAGCTACCGCCGTTACCGGCGGTGAGTCTGATGTTCCATGGGGCGGAGATGGTAGTCGGAGGGGAGGTTCTGCTGTACAGAGTACCGGGAATGATGAAGGGAAACGAGTTGGTGTATTGCCTAACATTTGGGAATTCGGATTTGTTAGGAATAGAAGCGTTTGTGATAGGGCATCATCATCAACAAAACGTGTGGATGGAATTTGATTTGGTGAAATCAAGGGTTGGATTTGTAGAGACGAGGTGTGACTTGGCAGGTCAAAGATTGGGATTGGGCCTTTAA